From the genome of Argentina anserina chromosome 4, drPotAnse1.1, whole genome shotgun sequence, one region includes:
- the LOC126791217 gene encoding monothiol glutaredoxin-S10, with amino-acid sequence MDRVAKLASQKAVVIFSKSSCCMSHAIKRLFYEQGVSPAIYELDEESRGKEMEWALMRLGCQPSVPAVFIGGKFVGSANTIMTLHLNGTLKKLLKDAGALWL; translated from the coding sequence ATGGACCGAGTAGCAAAGTTGGCGTCACAGAAGGCTGTGGTGATCTTCAGTAAGAGCTCATGCTGCATGTCCCATGCAATCAAGAGACTATTCTATGAACAAGGCGTAAGCCCTGCAATCTACGAGCTCGATGAGGAGTCGAGAGGGAAGGAGATGGAGTGGGCTCTGATGAGACTAGGGTGCCAACCGTCAGTGCCGGCGGTGTTCATTGGGGGTAAATTTGTAGGATCTGCCAACACAATCATGACCCTTCATCTTAACGGCACCCTAAAGAAGTTGCTAAAAGATGCCGGAGCTCTATGGCTG
- the LOC126791216 gene encoding monothiol glutaredoxin-S2-like, with protein MEAVTKMASERPVVIFSKSSCCMSHSIKTLLCDFGVNPAVYELDEMQRGREIEQALNSRLGCNPSVPAVFIGGEFVGGANEVMSLHLKRSLIPMLKRVGALWV; from the coding sequence ATGGAAGCGGTGACAAAGATGGCGTCCGAGAGACCAGTGGTGATCTTCAGCAAGAGCTCATGCTGCATGAGCCACTCAATTAAGACCTTGCTTTGCGATTTTGGGGTAAACCCAGCAGTGTACGAGCTGGATGAGATGCAAAGAGGAAGAGAAATAGAGCAAGCTCTTAATTCAAGGCTCGGATGCAATCCATCTGTTCCGGCTGTATTCATTGGTGGTGAGTTTGTTGGCGGAGCCAACGAGGTCATGAGTCTTCATCTCAAGCGCTCCTTAATCCCCATGCTTAAACGCGTCGGTGCATTGTGGGTTTGA
- the LOC126791218 gene encoding monothiol glutaredoxin-S2, with product MESVTKMVSERPVVVFSKSSCCMSHSIKTLLCDFGVNPAVYELDEIHRGREIEQALLRLGCNPSVPAVFIGGEFVGGANEIMSLHLKRTLIPMLKRAGALWV from the coding sequence ATGGAGTCAGTGACAAAGATGGTGTCCGAGAGGCCAGTGGTGGTCTTCAGCAAGAGCTCATGTTGCATGAGCCACTCAATCAAGACCTTGCTTTGCGACTTTGGTGTGAACCCAGCAGTGTATGAGCTTGATGAGATACACAGAGGGAGAGAAATAGAGCAGGCTCTGTTGAGGCTTGGATGCAACCCATCGGTGCCAGCTGTGTTCATTGGTGGCGAGTTTGTTGGAGGAGCAAACGAGATCATGAGTCTTCATCTTAAGCGCACCCTAATTCCCATGCTAAAGCGCGCTGGTGCTTTATGGGTTTGA
- the LOC126791219 gene encoding monothiol glutaredoxin-S2-like — translation MEVVTEMASERPVVIFSKSSCCISHSIKTLLCDFGVNPAVHELDEMQRGREIEQALLRLGCNPSVPAVFIGGEFVGGANEIMSLHLKRSLIPMLKRAGALWV, via the coding sequence ATGGAGGTTGTGACAGAGATGGCTTCTGAGAGACCCGTTGTGATCTTTAGCAAGTCCTCGTGCTGCATTTCTCACTCAATCAAGACCTTGCTTTGTGATTTCGGTGTCAACCCAGCAGTGCATGAGCTTGATGAGATGCAAAGAGGGAGAGAAATAGAGCAAGCTCTGTTGAGGCTCGGATGCAACCCATCTGTGCCCGCTGTGTTCATTGGTGGTGAGTTTGTTGGCGGAGCCAATGAGATCATGAGTCTTCATCTTAAGCGCTCCTTAATCCCCATGCTTAAGCGCGCCGGTGCTTTATGGGTTTGA